From a single Corynebacterium kroppenstedtii DSM 44385 genomic region:
- a CDS encoding glutamate--cysteine ligase translates to MTSEKPPTVAFNASPAPTLGVEWELALVDPTTLDLTPRAGELLQVMSTMDPNHRVVREFLSNTIEFVTAVCKTVADVEDDLRESLDLALRAADDIGVDLLSVGTHPFAHWGDQELSDKTNYQQIIERTQWWGRQMLIWGIHVHVGIRSKDRVWPIINAMLTLYPHILAMSASSPAWEGMDTGYASNRTLLYQQLPTAGLPYPMKTWAEWEEFTRDQLRSGVIDKPDAMHLDIRPAGKWGTIEVRFADATTNMRDLSAIVAFVHCAVVYFDRAYDRGEDLPSLQQWHIVENKWRAARYGLDAIVIVDRGTNEKDVRDDIREWVERLRPVADDLSCRRELEDVLTIVKEGASYERQRKIARAAGAAREPGVRLAGEAGALDGFATPEAWKAAVRASIKELKENFPDER, encoded by the coding sequence GTGACATCGGAAAAACCTCCCACTGTCGCATTTAACGCCTCTCCTGCGCCGACATTGGGCGTGGAATGGGAGCTGGCCCTGGTGGATCCCACGACCTTGGACCTCACCCCGCGTGCAGGCGAATTGCTGCAAGTGATGTCCACGATGGATCCGAATCACCGCGTTGTCCGCGAATTCCTCTCGAACACGATTGAATTCGTCACGGCCGTGTGCAAAACGGTGGCCGATGTCGAAGATGACCTGCGGGAATCCCTCGATCTCGCGCTCCGGGCCGCGGACGATATCGGCGTCGACTTGCTCTCCGTCGGCACTCACCCCTTTGCCCACTGGGGTGACCAGGAACTGTCGGATAAGACGAACTATCAGCAAATCATCGAGCGCACCCAGTGGTGGGGCCGTCAGATGCTGATCTGGGGAATCCATGTGCACGTGGGGATCCGCTCGAAGGATCGGGTATGGCCAATCATCAACGCGATGCTGACGTTGTATCCGCACATTTTAGCCATGTCCGCTTCCTCGCCCGCGTGGGAGGGTATGGACACCGGGTACGCCAGCAATAGGACGCTCCTGTACCAACAATTGCCGACGGCGGGCCTCCCGTACCCCATGAAAACCTGGGCCGAGTGGGAGGAATTCACCCGCGACCAGCTGCGCAGCGGGGTCATCGACAAGCCTGACGCTATGCATTTGGATATCCGTCCGGCCGGTAAATGGGGAACCATTGAGGTCCGTTTTGCCGACGCCACCACCAACATGCGCGATCTCAGCGCGATTGTTGCTTTTGTTCATTGCGCGGTGGTGTATTTCGATCGCGCCTACGACCGCGGGGAGGACTTGCCGAGTCTGCAGCAGTGGCACATCGTCGAAAATAAGTGGCGCGCGGCGCGGTATGGCCTGGATGCGATCGTCATTGTGGATCGTGGCACCAATGAAAAAGATGTGCGCGACGATATTCGCGAGTGGGTTGAGCGGCTCCGGCCGGTCGCTGACGACTTATCGTGCCGACGCGAGCTGGAGGATGTCCTGACGATTGTGAAAGAGGGGGCATCGTATGAGCGGCAGAGAAAGATCGCTCGTGCGGCAGGTGCCGCCCGCGAGCCCGGTGTTCGTCTCGCAGGCGAAGCCGGGGCGTTGGATGGGTTTGCGACGCCGGAAGCGTGGAAGGCCGCCGTGCGCGCGTCGATTAAAGAGTTGAAGGAGAACTTCCCCGACGAGAGGTAA
- a CDS encoding LytR C-terminal domain-containing protein: MNFDNEPGQSPRNHRDRSHGRTDNHRDNDDLFDDDVHTDGARDGVYEDQAFNDGSSADRGESGYSSTESGDYSAGESAAQGGYTGFAGYGSYDETPHHHESTSPEAASVAGAHDGHATPHDGSVRDSASTARAAASEPVEPNEPAEPFDYDDRAEYDEPTNYDEAAAPLASDLSASEPARAASAEGQPKKTQKSKVPLRTIGVILLIVAVALIAFGIYHLVSGDKDDDNSSASSTSSSAPVNPGNTGAPGAGAATDQQQPGENANNPDSTADQGQNTAGNQGTQNTAENGAAAQDGNTGSNGTSSDKKVDKSKVQVTVLNNSRVQGLAEKVSKNLNADSWSNTSFGNLPADGAAAFPGSVVLYDDNADSKAAATEVATALGLKAQPKTDQTNQQLANAEMVSGQHPGSVVVVTTADMNQ, encoded by the coding sequence GTGAATTTCGATAACGAACCTGGACAATCACCCCGCAACCATCGCGACCGCTCTCATGGTCGCACCGATAATCATCGCGATAACGATGATTTATTCGACGACGACGTGCACACCGACGGCGCAAGGGATGGCGTCTATGAGGATCAAGCGTTTAACGACGGATCCTCCGCTGACCGGGGGGAATCTGGATATTCCTCCACTGAATCAGGCGATTATTCCGCAGGTGAAAGTGCTGCTCAGGGTGGGTATACCGGTTTTGCCGGTTACGGTTCGTACGACGAGACCCCGCATCATCACGAAAGCACCAGCCCCGAGGCTGCCTCCGTGGCAGGCGCCCACGATGGCCACGCCACCCCACACGACGGCTCCGTCAGGGACTCGGCATCAACGGCGCGCGCGGCCGCGTCGGAACCCGTCGAACCCAATGAGCCCGCCGAACCATTCGACTACGACGACCGCGCCGAATACGACGAACCCACTAACTACGACGAAGCAGCAGCGCCCCTCGCGTCGGACCTTAGCGCATCAGAGCCCGCACGTGCAGCGTCGGCAGAGGGCCAGCCCAAGAAGACTCAGAAGTCCAAAGTTCCGCTGCGCACGATCGGCGTGATCTTGTTAATCGTGGCCGTCGCGCTGATCGCTTTCGGCATCTACCACCTGGTAAGCGGCGACAAGGACGATGACAATTCATCGGCAAGTTCAACGTCGTCGTCGGCACCCGTGAACCCGGGGAATACCGGTGCGCCAGGGGCCGGGGCTGCGACGGACCAGCAGCAGCCTGGTGAAAACGCCAATAATCCTGACAGCACCGCCGACCAGGGGCAGAACACGGCCGGCAACCAAGGAACGCAGAACACCGCTGAGAATGGCGCGGCTGCACAGGACGGAAACACCGGAAGCAACGGTACTAGTTCCGATAAAAAGGTGGATAAGAGTAAAGTTCAGGTCACCGTTCTGAACAACTCGAGAGTTCAAGGTTTGGCAGAGAAGGTTTCCAAAAACCTCAACGCCGATAGCTGGAGCAACACCTCGTTCGGTAACTTGCCTGCCGACGGAGCTGCGGCTTTCCCTGGCTCGGTCGTTCTGTATGACGACAACGCGGATAGCAAAGCTGCTGCAACTGAGGTAGCCACGGCATTGGGGCTCAAAGCTCAGCCGAAAACAGACCAAACCAACCAGCAATTGGCCAACGCGGAAATGGTGTCCGGCCAGCACCCGGGCTCCGTGGTTGTTGTGACGACGGCTGATATGAATCAGTAG
- a CDS encoding DUF3263 domain-containing protein, producing the protein MTTNDAGSAHNEGDTSDSAQDSATAHDADDTTSDAHNDSQNEDKTQRGLTDDERRMLEFERRVWRRDSAKDELIRRRFNLSPIRYYQRLFRLIQRREALEEFPTTVSRLLRIANSDRPY; encoded by the coding sequence GTGACGACGAATGACGCGGGATCTGCGCATAACGAGGGAGATACTTCCGACAGCGCACAGGATTCCGCCACCGCGCATGATGCGGACGACACCACTAGTGATGCCCATAATGATTCCCAGAATGAGGACAAGACACAACGTGGACTCACTGACGACGAGCGACGCATGTTGGAATTTGAGCGGCGTGTGTGGAGGAGAGATTCTGCGAAAGACGAGTTAATTCGTCGTCGGTTCAATCTGAGCCCGATCCGCTACTACCAGCGCCTTTTCCGGTTAATTCAGCGTAGAGAAGCTCTTGAGGAATTCCCGACGACGGTGTCCCGGTTGCTGCGCATTGCGAATTCTGACCGTCCGTACTGA
- a CDS encoding peptide deformylase: MTVRPIVIAGDPVLHNPTEPVTESPEEIAELVADMYETLELSHGVGLAANQIGVAKRLFVYDCPDIEGPDGDSKSEEELKAQGGPRRKGCVVNPVLETSEIPETMPATDGSDAEGCLSVPGLDFPTGRAHWARVTGTDEHGEPVRVEGYGFFARCLQHEVGHLDGYLYTDMLIGRWARMAKKKIKRNGWTVPGNTWTPGVDPDPFGEDDE; the protein is encoded by the coding sequence ATGACTGTGCGCCCAATTGTTATCGCTGGTGATCCTGTCCTCCATAACCCGACCGAGCCTGTTACCGAATCCCCCGAGGAAATCGCGGAACTCGTTGCCGATATGTATGAGACCCTGGAGCTCTCTCATGGGGTTGGTCTCGCAGCCAACCAAATCGGAGTTGCCAAGCGCCTTTTCGTTTACGACTGCCCCGATATCGAAGGTCCCGACGGCGACTCCAAGTCAGAGGAAGAACTGAAAGCTCAGGGCGGACCGCGACGCAAAGGCTGCGTGGTCAATCCGGTTTTGGAAACCTCCGAGATCCCCGAAACAATGCCAGCCACCGACGGATCCGACGCCGAGGGCTGTCTCTCCGTACCCGGCTTGGACTTCCCCACTGGACGCGCACACTGGGCCCGCGTCACCGGCACCGACGAGCACGGAGAACCAGTTCGCGTCGAGGGCTACGGGTTCTTCGCGCGGTGCCTGCAGCACGAGGTCGGCCACCTGGACGGCTACCTCTACACCGACATGCTCATCGGCCGCTGGGCACGCATGGCGAAGAAGAAAATCAAGCGCAACGGGTGGACCGTGCCCGGAAATACCTGGACACCGGGGGTCGATCCCGATCCCTTCGGCGAAGACGATGAGTAA
- a CDS encoding N-acetylglutamate synthase, CG3035 family, with protein sequence MADSTPAHLPISRWSDPASLVVGARVVIRRRLTDASPHGDHFTDVIGTLVSLNPLVVRRQNTGTPGEEITIDPQLIDVIKPLPAKPVRNSDIRAVEYAYALAFPGVIHHEWVNGWLVRVGDGVTERSNSAVPLEPHTAFDDVPVDAIRDIYKKYGLPTLIAAPDRIARPAFRMPGAWTRGPEIITMTKDLETAPSSKGAATEDASEEESSAENASAIRNIAAHTVSDDLLSRNITWEVAQQPNDDWLSLYHFRGQPLPESALRQLSHEIDGLLGFGRIVIDGETVAITRGTITHSPDSRAWLGYSAVEVAERYRRQGLGTLMGAIMMDWGRRHGADTAYLHVIESNTPGRNLYHKLGFGEHHRHRYLADASTARMESADTTARTTTHPDTSHTK encoded by the coding sequence ATGGCTGACTCCACACCGGCACATCTCCCGATCTCCCGCTGGTCCGACCCGGCCTCACTCGTCGTCGGAGCGCGCGTTGTCATCCGGCGACGGCTCACCGACGCCAGCCCCCACGGAGACCACTTCACCGACGTCATCGGGACGCTCGTCTCACTGAACCCGCTGGTGGTTCGTCGGCAAAACACCGGGACCCCCGGCGAAGAGATCACCATCGACCCACAACTTATCGACGTTATTAAACCCCTGCCGGCGAAACCTGTGCGCAACAGCGATATCCGGGCCGTGGAATACGCCTACGCGCTCGCGTTCCCCGGCGTGATCCACCACGAGTGGGTTAACGGGTGGCTGGTTCGCGTCGGCGATGGAGTGACCGAGAGGTCAAACAGCGCTGTCCCCTTGGAACCTCACACGGCGTTTGACGACGTTCCCGTGGACGCGATCCGGGACATATATAAGAAGTATGGGTTGCCAACGCTGATTGCCGCGCCGGATCGCATCGCACGGCCGGCTTTCCGTATGCCCGGCGCGTGGACCCGTGGGCCCGAAATCATCACGATGACTAAGGACCTGGAGACCGCGCCATCGTCGAAGGGGGCGGCGACGGAGGATGCTTCCGAGGAAGAGAGCTCAGCGGAAAACGCTTCAGCGATCAGGAATATCGCCGCGCACACTGTGTCCGATGACCTTCTCTCGCGGAACATCACGTGGGAGGTTGCCCAGCAACCGAATGACGACTGGCTGTCCCTCTACCACTTCCGCGGCCAACCTCTGCCGGAATCAGCTCTACGCCAACTATCGCACGAAATCGACGGACTTCTCGGCTTCGGACGCATCGTTATTGATGGAGAGACCGTCGCTATCACCAGGGGAACCATTACTCACTCGCCCGACAGCCGCGCCTGGTTGGGATACTCCGCCGTAGAAGTAGCCGAACGCTACCGTCGGCAAGGGTTGGGCACACTCATGGGTGCCATCATGATGGATTGGGGCCGTCGGCACGGGGCGGACACCGCATACCTGCACGTCATCGAATCGAACACTCCCGGACGCAATCTGTATCACAAGCTGGGCTTCGGCGAGCACCATCGCCACCGCTACCTGGCGGATGCGTCCACCGCGCGCATGGAAAGTGCAGACACGACCGCGCGCACCACCACCCACCCGGATACGTCACACACGAAGTAG